The following proteins come from a genomic window of Candidatus Methylomirabilota bacterium:
- a CDS encoding M28 family peptidase: MTRRRSGSASFALLLALLLTTTVAATPARLDPAELLADVTALTAPEMEGRGSATPGGDRAARYIADTLARAGLRPGGDDGTFFQGFPVAQVPGLGPRNALESTGPAPRALPAPRALPAPRALEVGRAWTPHGGSATGEAVGELVFVGHDDYAGVNAHGRIALALSGASGPPAARASRLEQVIAARRAGARAVLIVDDALPAVTATGAPVAILSGSIGRDAVDALLAGSGHSLATLTAPTATGVSVRLRVDLATEERRAANVIGVLPGTDPALAGEAMVIGAHYDHLGREGGDVYPGADDNASGTAVVLGLARSLAAAPPARTLVVILFAGEEIGLVGSDYHVRHPSAVPVERMVAMLNFDMVGRLEGRRLLVGGVDTGSRFRALVEAAATEAGLDVDLRPAGTGPSDHTRFHGAGVPVLFFHSGSHADYHRPSDTADRIDAAGMARIAHLGRLLVTRIADGPRPVFARVPGASRGRAERAEPRPEARGAGASAFLGVAADSRAGWDGVRLGSIVPGSAAERAGLQAGDVLVRLDETGLQGFSDLRALLERHRPGETLRLVYLRDGLDHSISVTLGARP; encoded by the coding sequence GTGACCCGCCGTCGCTCCGGTTCCGCCTCGTTCGCCCTCCTGCTGGCGCTCCTGTTGACGACCACCGTGGCGGCAACGCCCGCCCGGCTCGATCCGGCGGAGCTCCTGGCCGATGTCACCGCGCTGACCGCGCCCGAGATGGAAGGGCGGGGCTCCGCCACGCCGGGAGGCGATCGCGCAGCTCGCTACATCGCCGACACGCTCGCGCGGGCCGGTCTTCGTCCCGGCGGCGATGACGGCACGTTCTTCCAGGGATTTCCCGTCGCACAGGTCCCGGGGCTGGGCCCCCGCAACGCGCTCGAGTCGACCGGCCCCGCGCCGCGAGCACTACCCGCGCCGCGAGCACTACCCGCGCCGCGAGCACTAGAGGTCGGCCGCGCGTGGACGCCGCACGGGGGCTCGGCCACCGGCGAGGCGGTCGGCGAGCTCGTCTTCGTCGGCCACGACGACTACGCCGGGGTGAACGCGCACGGTCGCATCGCGCTCGCGCTCTCGGGCGCGTCCGGGCCGCCGGCCGCCCGCGCCTCGCGGCTGGAGCAGGTGATCGCGGCGCGCCGCGCGGGCGCTCGCGCAGTGCTGATCGTCGACGACGCCCTGCCCGCGGTGACGGCCACCGGCGCGCCGGTGGCGATCCTCTCGGGCAGCATCGGCCGGGACGCGGTGGACGCGCTGCTCGCCGGCTCCGGACACTCGCTCGCCACGCTGACCGCGCCCACCGCGACCGGCGTCTCGGTGCGGCTGCGCGTCGACCTGGCCACCGAGGAGCGGCGCGCCGCCAACGTCATCGGCGTGCTGCCGGGGACGGATCCCGCGCTGGCCGGCGAGGCGATGGTGATCGGCGCGCACTACGATCACCTCGGGCGCGAGGGCGGCGACGTGTACCCCGGCGCCGACGACAACGCCTCGGGCACCGCGGTCGTGCTGGGACTCGCGCGGTCGCTGGCCGCCGCGCCGCCCGCGCGGACCCTGGTGGTCATCCTCTTCGCGGGCGAGGAGATCGGGCTGGTGGGCTCCGACTATCACGTGCGCCATCCGTCGGCGGTGCCGGTCGAGCGCATGGTGGCCATGCTCAACTTCGACATGGTGGGACGCCTCGAGGGCCGCCGTCTGCTCGTCGGCGGCGTGGACACCGGCAGCCGGTTCCGCGCGCTGGTGGAGGCGGCCGCGACGGAGGCCGGGCTCGACGTGGACCTGCGGCCGGCCGGAACGGGGCCGTCCGACCACACGCGGTTCCACGGCGCCGGCGTGCCGGTGCTCTTCTTCCACAGCGGCTCGCACGCCGACTATCATCGGCCGTCGGACACCGCCGATCGGATCGACGCGGCAGGCATGGCCCGCATCGCCCATCTCGGCCGCCTGCTGGTCACCCGGATCGCCGACGGCCCGCGCCCGGTGTTCGCGCGCGTGCCGGGCGCCTCGCGTGGGCGCGCCGAGCGCGCGGAGCCGCGCCCGGAGGCGCGCGGGGCCGGCGCGAGCGCCTTCCTCGGCGTCGCGGCCGATTCGCGCGCCGGCTGGGACGGCGTGCGGCTCGGCTCGATCGTGCCGGGCAGCGCCGCCGAGCGGGCCGGGCTGCAGGCCGGCGACGTGCTGGTCCGCCTGGACGAGACGGGACTGCAGGGCTTCTCCGATCTGCGGGCCCTGCTCGAGCGGCATCGCCCGGGCGAGACCCTCCGCCTTGTGTACCTGCGCGACGGCCTCGATCATTCGATCTCGGTCACGCTCGGCGCGCGCCCGTGA
- a CDS encoding dienelactone hydrolase family protein, which produces MADLLDSLQVETAPDPTAAVIWMHGLGADGHDFEPIVPELGLPERPAIRFVFPHAPLRPVTINQGHVMRAWYDIRALAGVRREDEAGVRQSAQQVEALIERERQRGIAPGRLVLAGFSQGGAMALQVGLRHRERLAGVLALSCYLPLSATLAAEASPANRGVPIFWAHGVHDPMIPLAMAEHGREQVAALGYSIEWHQYPMPHSVSAEEIADIARWLGRVLGA; this is translated from the coding sequence ATGGCCGATCTGCTCGATTCGCTCCAGGTCGAGACCGCGCCGGATCCGACCGCGGCGGTGATCTGGATGCACGGCCTCGGCGCCGACGGGCACGACTTCGAGCCGATCGTGCCCGAGCTGGGGCTGCCCGAGCGCCCGGCCATCCGCTTCGTGTTCCCGCACGCGCCGCTGCGCCCCGTGACCATCAACCAGGGTCACGTCATGCGCGCGTGGTACGACATCCGCGCGCTCGCGGGCGTGCGGCGCGAGGACGAGGCGGGCGTGCGCCAGTCGGCGCAGCAGGTGGAGGCGCTGATCGAGCGCGAGCGGCAGCGCGGCATCGCGCCCGGCCGGCTCGTGCTCGCCGGCTTCTCCCAGGGCGGCGCGATGGCGCTGCAGGTGGGGCTGCGCCACCGCGAGCGGCTCGCCGGCGTGCTCGCGCTCTCGTGCTACCTGCCCCTCTCGGCCACGCTGGCGGCGGAGGCGTCACCCGCGAATCGCGGCGTGCCGATCTTCTGGGCCCACGGCGTCCACGACCCGATGATCCCGCTGGCGATGGCCGAGCACGGGCGTGAGCAGGTGGCCGCCCTCGGCTATTCGATCGAGTGGCACCAGTACCCGATGCCGCATTCCGTCTCCGCCGAGGAGATCGCCGACATCGCCCGCTGGCTCGGGCGCGTGCTCGGCGCGTGA
- a CDS encoding nitroreductase family protein: MQTDRLKMPIGEAMFTQRSTRKLRPDPIPVEDLHLIIEAAVKAPNGGNNQVGRFLIVNDRAKIREFGALYKEAWWAKRWDDHRWTKPEDIPLTDKNHRSAMGLADDIKDAPCIVFAFTAPGGGANSVIPACQNLMLAAHALGIGSLPTTLHAKVMDRFHAMFDIPKEMTFHFCIPLGYPAVKYGPSKRRPTSETTSLNRWGGAVPWA; encoded by the coding sequence ATGCAGACCGACCGTCTGAAGATGCCGATCGGGGAAGCCATGTTCACCCAGAGGTCCACGCGAAAGCTTCGCCCGGATCCCATCCCCGTCGAGGACCTCCACCTGATCATCGAGGCCGCGGTGAAGGCGCCGAACGGCGGCAACAACCAGGTGGGACGCTTCCTGATCGTGAACGACCGTGCGAAGATCCGCGAGTTCGGCGCGCTCTACAAGGAGGCCTGGTGGGCCAAGCGCTGGGACGATCACCGCTGGACGAAGCCCGAGGACATCCCGCTCACCGACAAGAACCACCGATCCGCGATGGGATTGGCCGACGACATCAAGGACGCCCCCTGCATCGTCTTCGCCTTCACCGCGCCGGGCGGCGGCGCCAACTCGGTGATCCCCGCGTGCCAGAACCTGATGCTGGCCGCCCACGCCCTCGGCATCGGCTCGCTGCCGACGACCCTGCACGCCAAGGTGATGGACCGCTTTCACGCCATGTTCGACATTCCGAAGGAGATGACGTTCCATTTCTGCATCCCGCTCGGCTATCCGGCCGTGAAGTACGGCCCCAGCAAGCGGCGGCCCACGTCGGAGACGACGTCGCTGAACCGCTGGGGCGGAGCCGTGCCGTGGGCGTGA
- a CDS encoding LLM class flavin-dependent oxidoreductase codes for MGVTRKPAVSLAAVPGRRKATIEVARRLEEEGFSGLYCPSFGDGLGLCEALALSTRSISIGTSIANIYTRHPFDFAQTAALIHELSGGRFRFGIGISHGPTHDRLGVKPGKPLEDIRRFVQDLETGAKQVGELPPITLATLRKKMTALSGEIAQGAVWANAARSYMPKSLEALPEAARTNPDFFVGNMVPTCIDADRAAAAAVNRRTLVGYVKLPNYQNYWIEAGFAEEIQAIRTAIAAGQDDRIPSLMSDRWLSQVTLYGSPTEVRDGVEAWYAAGVKTLIMVPSSTRGNQMVALQELIDLFR; via the coding sequence GTGGGCGTGACGCGCAAGCCGGCGGTCAGCCTCGCGGCGGTTCCCGGCCGCCGCAAGGCCACCATCGAGGTCGCCCGGCGCCTCGAGGAGGAAGGCTTCAGCGGGCTCTACTGCCCGAGCTTCGGCGACGGCCTCGGGCTCTGCGAGGCCCTCGCCCTCTCGACCCGCTCGATCTCGATCGGCACCAGCATCGCCAACATCTACACGCGCCACCCCTTCGACTTCGCCCAGACCGCGGCGCTGATCCACGAGCTGTCCGGCGGTCGCTTCCGCTTCGGCATTGGCATCAGTCACGGCCCGACGCACGATCGGCTCGGCGTCAAGCCGGGCAAGCCGCTCGAGGACATCCGCCGCTTCGTGCAGGACCTCGAGACCGGGGCGAAGCAGGTGGGCGAGCTGCCTCCGATCACGCTGGCGACGCTCAGGAAGAAAATGACGGCGCTCTCCGGCGAGATCGCCCAGGGAGCGGTGTGGGCCAACGCGGCGCGCTCGTACATGCCGAAATCGCTCGAGGCCCTGCCCGAGGCCGCGCGCACGAACCCGGACTTCTTCGTGGGCAACATGGTGCCCACCTGCATCGACGCCGATCGCGCCGCCGCCGCCGCGGTGAACCGTCGCACGCTGGTCGGCTACGTGAAGCTGCCGAACTACCAGAACTACTGGATCGAGGCCGGCTTCGCGGAGGAGATACAGGCCATCCGCACGGCGATCGCGGCCGGCCAGGACGACCGCATTCCCTCGCTGATGTCAGACCGCTGGCTCTCGCAGGTCACGCTCTACGGCAGCCCGACCGAGGTGCGCGACGGCGTGGAGGCCTGGTACGCGGCCGGCGTGAAGACGCTCATCATGGTACCCTCGTCCACCCGGGGCAACCAGATGGTCGCGCTCCAGGAGCTGATCGACCTGTTCCGCTGA